One region of Eretmochelys imbricata isolate rEreImb1 chromosome 2, rEreImb1.hap1, whole genome shotgun sequence genomic DNA includes:
- the MYLIP gene encoding E3 ubiquitin-protein ligase MYLIP isoform X2 yields MILLKSDSVCRRLGIIEVDYFGLQFTGSKGESLWLNLRNRISQQMDGLAPYRFKLRVKFFVEPHLILQEQTRHMFFLHIREDLLAGNLQCSSEHAIELSALLAHMKFGDYNQNTAKYSYEEMCAKELTTATLDSITAKHKELEGLSQASAEYQVLQIVSILENYGVEWHSVRDSEGQKLLIGVGPDGISICKEDFSPINRIAYPVVQMATQSGKNVYLTVTKESGNSIVLLFKMISTRAASGLYRAITETHAFYRCDTVTSAVMMQYSRDLKGHLASLFLNENINLGKKYVFDIKRTSKEVYDHARRTLYNAGIVDLVSRSDQTPPNSPLKSSESNMNCDSCEGLSCQQTKALQEKLRKLKESMLCMVCCEEEINSTFCPCGHTVCCETCAAQLQSCPVCRSRVEHVQHVYLPTHTSLLNLTVI; encoded by the exons atgattctactgaaAAGTGATTCA GTATGCAGAAGGTTGGGGATTATAGAAGTTGATTACTTTGGACTGCAGTTCACGGGCAGCAAAGGAGAGAGTTTATGGCTGAATTTGAGAAATAGGATCTCCCAGCAGATGGATGGACTAGCTCCTTACCGATTTAAACTGcgtgtcaagttttttgtagaaCCACATCTTATTTTGCAAGAACAGACAAG GCATATGTTTTTCTTGCATATAAGGGAGGATCTTTTGGCTGGTAATCTTCAATGTTCTTCAGAGCATGCCATTGAACTTAGTGCATTGTTGGCTCACATGAAGTTTGGGGATTATAACCAGAATACTGCCAAGTACAGTTACGAAGAGATGTGTGCAAAGGAGCTCACTACTGCCACCTTAGACAG TATTACTGCAAAGCACAAGGAACTAGAAGGGCTGAGCCAGGCTTCAGCAGAGTACCAGGTTCTGCAGATTGTGTCAATACTGGAGAACTATGGGGTAGAGTGGCACTCAGTGAGAGACAGTGAAGGGCAGAAACTTCTTATTGGTGTTGGGCCTGACGGCATCTCCATCTGTAAAGAGGACTTCAGCCCCATTAACAG GATTGCTTATCCTGTGGTTCAAATGGCAACCCAGTCTGGGAAGAATGTGTATCTGACAGTCACCAAGGAGTCTGGTAATAGCATAGTTCTCTTGTTTAAGATGATCAGTACCAGAGCAGCAAGTGGACTGTACAGAGCAATAACAGAGACACATGCATTTTACAG GTGTGACACTGTTACTAGCGCTGTCATGATGCAGTACAGTCGAGATTTAAAGGGTCACCTAGCATCCTTGTTCCTGAATGAAAACATTAACCTTGGCAAAAAGTATGTCTTTGACATTAAACGAACATCAAAGGAGGTTTATGATCATGCGAGGAGGACTCTTTACAATGCTGGTATTGTGGATCTTGTTTCAAGAAGTGACCAAACGCCACCAAATTCTCCCCTTAAGTCTTCAGAAAGTAATATGAACTGTGACAGCTGTGAGGGTCTCAGCTGCCAGCAAACAAAAGCTCTTCAAGAGAAGTTGCGGAAGCTGAAGGAGTCTATGCTATGTATGGTGTGTTGTGAGGAAGAAATAAATTCAACCTTTTGTCCCTGTGGCCACACAGTATGCTGTGAGACCTGCGCTGCCCAATTGCAG TCATGCCCAGTTTGCAGGTCTCGGGTAGAGCATGTCCAGCACGTGTATTTGCCAACCCACACCAGTCTTCTCAATCTGACAGTGATATGA
- the MYLIP gene encoding E3 ubiquitin-protein ligase MYLIP isoform X1: protein MSAPAMLCYVTRPDAVVMEVEVEPKANGEDCLNQVCRRLGIIEVDYFGLQFTGSKGESLWLNLRNRISQQMDGLAPYRFKLRVKFFVEPHLILQEQTRHMFFLHIREDLLAGNLQCSSEHAIELSALLAHMKFGDYNQNTAKYSYEEMCAKELTTATLDSITAKHKELEGLSQASAEYQVLQIVSILENYGVEWHSVRDSEGQKLLIGVGPDGISICKEDFSPINRIAYPVVQMATQSGKNVYLTVTKESGNSIVLLFKMISTRAASGLYRAITETHAFYRCDTVTSAVMMQYSRDLKGHLASLFLNENINLGKKYVFDIKRTSKEVYDHARRTLYNAGIVDLVSRSDQTPPNSPLKSSESNMNCDSCEGLSCQQTKALQEKLRKLKESMLCMVCCEEEINSTFCPCGHTVCCETCAAQLQSCPVCRSRVEHVQHVYLPTHTSLLNLTVI, encoded by the exons ATGTCTGCCCCAGCCATGCTGTGCTATGTGACCAGGCCGGACGCGGTGGTgatggaggtggaggtggagcccAAAGCCAACGGCGAGGACTGCCTCAACCAG GTATGCAGAAGGTTGGGGATTATAGAAGTTGATTACTTTGGACTGCAGTTCACGGGCAGCAAAGGAGAGAGTTTATGGCTGAATTTGAGAAATAGGATCTCCCAGCAGATGGATGGACTAGCTCCTTACCGATTTAAACTGcgtgtcaagttttttgtagaaCCACATCTTATTTTGCAAGAACAGACAAG GCATATGTTTTTCTTGCATATAAGGGAGGATCTTTTGGCTGGTAATCTTCAATGTTCTTCAGAGCATGCCATTGAACTTAGTGCATTGTTGGCTCACATGAAGTTTGGGGATTATAACCAGAATACTGCCAAGTACAGTTACGAAGAGATGTGTGCAAAGGAGCTCACTACTGCCACCTTAGACAG TATTACTGCAAAGCACAAGGAACTAGAAGGGCTGAGCCAGGCTTCAGCAGAGTACCAGGTTCTGCAGATTGTGTCAATACTGGAGAACTATGGGGTAGAGTGGCACTCAGTGAGAGACAGTGAAGGGCAGAAACTTCTTATTGGTGTTGGGCCTGACGGCATCTCCATCTGTAAAGAGGACTTCAGCCCCATTAACAG GATTGCTTATCCTGTGGTTCAAATGGCAACCCAGTCTGGGAAGAATGTGTATCTGACAGTCACCAAGGAGTCTGGTAATAGCATAGTTCTCTTGTTTAAGATGATCAGTACCAGAGCAGCAAGTGGACTGTACAGAGCAATAACAGAGACACATGCATTTTACAG GTGTGACACTGTTACTAGCGCTGTCATGATGCAGTACAGTCGAGATTTAAAGGGTCACCTAGCATCCTTGTTCCTGAATGAAAACATTAACCTTGGCAAAAAGTATGTCTTTGACATTAAACGAACATCAAAGGAGGTTTATGATCATGCGAGGAGGACTCTTTACAATGCTGGTATTGTGGATCTTGTTTCAAGAAGTGACCAAACGCCACCAAATTCTCCCCTTAAGTCTTCAGAAAGTAATATGAACTGTGACAGCTGTGAGGGTCTCAGCTGCCAGCAAACAAAAGCTCTTCAAGAGAAGTTGCGGAAGCTGAAGGAGTCTATGCTATGTATGGTGTGTTGTGAGGAAGAAATAAATTCAACCTTTTGTCCCTGTGGCCACACAGTATGCTGTGAGACCTGCGCTGCCCAATTGCAG TCATGCCCAGTTTGCAGGTCTCGGGTAGAGCATGTCCAGCACGTGTATTTGCCAACCCACACCAGTCTTCTCAATCTGACAGTGATATGA